Below is a window of Chloroflexota bacterium DNA.
GCGCGCGGGCCGCGTCGTCGGAGCCGCTAGTTCGCCGCAAGCTTCTTGTACACGTCGAGCGTCTGTTGCGCCACGCGCTGCCAGCTAAAGTGGCTCGCGCGGGCGAGGGCCCGCTCGCGCAGGCTGTCTCTCAGGGCTGCGTTCTCCAGCAGCTCCGCCATGGCATCACGAATGGCCTCCACCCGGTACGGGTCGACGAGCTGCGCCGCGTCGCCGGCGACCTCGGGAAGGGCGGACAAGTTCGACGTGATGACCGCTGCTCCGCACGCCATTGCCTCCAAGACGGGAATCCCGAATCCCTCGTACAACGAGGGAAATATGTAGAGCGCGGCGGCGCTGTACAGTGGCGCCTTGTCCTGCTCTCGGATTTGTCCGGTCACGACGACGTGGTCTTCCAACCCCAGCTCCCGGACGCGGGGCCGGGGGTCTGGGTACAACGGATGGCCGAGGAGGTGCAGCCGACCCGCGATCACGAGCTGGTACTCGTTCTTGACTGGCGTTGGTAAGGCCGCGTACGCCTGCAGCACGCGGTCCACGTTCTTGCGCACGTCGAATCCGCCGAAGTAGAGAATGTACTTCGGCCCGATCCCGTACCGTTCGCGGACGGAATCGATCAGTCGCGTATCGGTTATGGGCCGATAGCTCGCGTCAACGGCGTTCCCGATGACGTGAATGCGTTCTTCCGGGATGTGAAGGGTCCGCATGATGTCGCGCTTGGAGTACTCGGAGACGGTGATGATGGCGTTGACCCGCCGAACGGTGAATGAAACGAGGCTCGTATACATCCGGCTCTGGGGCCGCATGCGGTACTCGGGCATGACGAGCGGGATCACGTCGTGAACGGTGACCACGGTCTTGGAGGGCAGGAAGTAGGGCGCGGCGAAATAGGGGCAATGGAGAATATCGATGCTTTCGTGGTGACACGTTCGCACGATTCCCACCTGCTCCCACCACAGGCTTTCGAAGCGTTCGCCGAATCGGCGAAGCGCGCTCACGACTTCGATGTTTTCGAACCGTTCGGAGAGCTGCGGGAATCGACCCATCGTCGAATGGCGGAAGCGGGGGCTGAGCAGCACATAGGTGTTCTGGTCGTCGTATTCGTCCAGTCCCTCCAGGAGGTGAAACAGGTGCTGCCCCATCCCCGTCGCCGGGCGCTGGAGGAAGAGCGCGTTGACGCCAATCCGCATTTCGGTCTCTATCAGCCCTGAGATTCGTCGCGTGATGGGGGCACCAGCGCAGCGCTCGTCGCCGCCTGGGGCGCGCGCCACGCGCCGCGCGCGGTCGCGATGATACAGACGTTGTACGCCGCGTCCCCGCATTCTCGGAGATAGTCTGCGTCCATCATCCGCTGCCAGAGCGCGGCCAATGGCGGGAGCCTTCCGAGCCCAAACGGGAGCAGGTATCCCCAGTAGGCCACCGGGTACAACAGGCACCCGACCCGAGCGACGTGCTCGATTTCGAAATACGGATCGAGCAGCGCCCGGAGCTCGTCGAGATGGTAATGCTTGTGTCCTTTCATCGGCACGGCCCGGTTTCGAAGGGAATGCATGACGCGCCGAAGGTGCGTCTTCATCATCAAGGGATCAAGCCACCAGAAGCGCCCCCGATGCGGAGTGGTGAGAATCAAGCGGCCGCCCTCGCGACACACGCGCCTGAGCTCCCGCACGCAGGCTTTCTCGGCTTCGGCCGGTAGGTGTTCCATCACCTCGCTGAAGACGACACAGTCGAAGCTGCCATCCGCGAATGGGATGGCGTCCGCGCTCGCGGCGCACAGCTTCCCCGCGTGAATCTGGGCGCCGTGGCGCAGTGCCTCGACGTCGGCGTCGAACCCGAGGGCGAAGCGGACCCTGCGGGCGAATGCCGCGGTGCTTTCGCCGTCGTGGCAGCCAGCATCGAGGAGTCGGTCGGCATTGGGCGGGATGTGCTCGAAGACCCAGCGCCTCCGCTCGTGAAGGGCGCCCGTTCCCGGGGCTCTTTCCGACCGTCGCGCCATGCCACTCGACGGGAGCGCGCTAATGGCTCGCACCTGCAACCTGTTCGTAGATCTCAACCAGCTTCGCGGCCGAGCGCTCCCAGGGAAAGCTCGCCGCGCGCTTCGCTCCACGCGTGCGGAGGTCCTCGCGAACGTCGGTGTCGACGCAGGCTTGCTCGAGCGCATCGGCCATTGCGTCCAGGTCCTCCGGGGGCACAAGGAGCGCTGCATCCCCCGCGAACTCCGGCAGGGATGACG
It encodes the following:
- a CDS encoding class I SAM-dependent methyltransferase; the encoded protein is MRAISALPSSGMARRSERAPGTGALHERRRWVFEHIPPNADRLLDAGCHDGESTAAFARRVRFALGFDADVEALRHGAQIHAGKLCAASADAIPFADGSFDCVVFSEVMEHLPAEAEKACVRELRRVCREGGRLILTTPHRGRFWWLDPLMMKTHLRRVMHSLRNRAVPMKGHKHYHLDELRALLDPYFEIEHVARVGCLLYPVAYWGYLLPFGLGRLPPLAALWQRMMDADYLRECGDAAYNVCIIATARGAWRAPQAATSAALVPPSRDESQG
- a CDS encoding glycosyltransferase family 1 protein; translation: MRIGVNALFLQRPATGMGQHLFHLLEGLDEYDDQNTYVLLSPRFRHSTMGRFPQLSERFENIEVVSALRRFGERFESLWWEQVGIVRTCHHESIDILHCPYFAAPYFLPSKTVVTVHDVIPLVMPEYRMRPQSRMYTSLVSFTVRRVNAIITVSEYSKRDIMRTLHIPEERIHVIGNAVDASYRPITDTRLIDSVRERYGIGPKYILYFGGFDVRKNVDRVLQAYAALPTPVKNEYQLVIAGRLHLLGHPLYPDPRPRVRELGLEDHVVVTGQIREQDKAPLYSAAALYIFPSLYEGFGIPVLEAMACGAAVITSNLSALPEVAGDAAQLVDPYRVEAIRDAMAELLENAALRDSLRERALARASHFSWQRVAQQTLDVYKKLAAN